The sequence TGGTCGCCAGCTGCGATCTCGCCATCGCCGCCGAGACGGCGCGGTTCTCCACGCCGGGCGTCCATATCGGTCTGTTCTGCTCGACGCCGATGGTCGCCCTCTCGCGCAACGTCGGCAGCAAACACGCGATGGAGATGCTGCTCACCGGCGACATGGTGGCCGCCGCGCGCGCCGCCGAGATCGGGCTCGTCAACCGGGTCGTGGCGCCCGAGGCCTTGCGGGACGCGACCCTGGAGCTCGCCCGCAAGATCGCGTCGAAGTCCAGCATGACGCTCGCCACGGGCAAGCGCGCCTTCTACGCGCAGCGCGAGATGCCCCTCGCCGAGGCCTACGACTACGCGGCGGGGATCATGGTCGAGAACATGCTCGCCCGCGACGCCGAGGAAGGTATCGGCGCGTTCGTCGAGAAGCGCGCGCCCCAGTGGCAGGATCGGTGAGGCCATGGCCGGCAATCCCTATGACACCGACCTCGACCGCAACCCGGCGAACTTCCAGCCGCTCACGCCGCTGACCTTCCTGGAGCGGGCTGCCAGCGTCTTCCCCGATCACGTCGCGATCGTGCACGGCGCGCTGCGGCGGACCTACGGCGAGTTCTACGCGCGCTCGCGGCGGCTCGCCTCCGCCCTCGCCCGCAACGGCGTCGGCCGAGGCGACACCGTCTCGGCGCTGTTGCCGAATACGCCCGCGATGCTCGAGTGCCATTACGGCGTGCCGATGTGCGGCGCGGTCCTGCATGCGATCAACACCCGGCTGGACGCGGCCGCCATCGCCTTCCAGCTCGACCATGCCCTCGCCAGGGTCGTGATCGTCGACCGCGAGCTCCTGCCGCTGATGCGCCAGGCGCTCGCGCTCGCCACGGTGACGCCCCTCCTCGTCGTGTCCGACGACCCGGAATTCGCCGGCCCGGGCGAGACGGGCGCGGCGACGGACTACGAGGCGTTCCTCGCCGGGGGCGATCCGGACTTCGCCTGGCTGATGCCGCGCGACGAATGGGACGCCATCGCGATCAACTACACGTCCGGCACGACCGGCGACCCGAAGGGCGTCGTCTACCATCACCGGGGCGCCTACCTTCTGGCGCAGGGGAACGCGCTGACGACGTCGATGCGCAAGCATGCGGTCTATCTCTGGACCCTGCCGATGTTCCACTGCAATGGCTGGTGCTTTCCCTGGACGATGTCCGCCATCGCCGGAACGCATGTCTGCCTGCGTCAGGTGCGGGCGGAGCCGATCTGGAACGCGCTCGCGGAGGAAGGCGTCACGCATCTGTGCGGCGCGCCCATCGTGATGTCGCTGATGATCTCGGCGCCCGATGGCGTGAAGCGCGATCTCGATCGGACGGTGCAGGTCTTCACCGCCGCCGCGCCCCCGCCGGAATCCCTCCTGGCGGACATGAAGACCGCCGGCTTCGAGGTCACCCATCTCTACGGGCTCACCGAGACCTACGGCCCCGCCGTCGTCAACGACTGGCACGAAGACTGGTCGGCGCTGCCGCCGGCCGAGCAGGCCACGCTGAAGGCGCGCCAGGGCGTGCGCTACCTGCCGCTCGAGCAGCTCGACGTCCTCGATCCCGAGACGATGCGCCCCGTGCCGCGCGACGGCGAGACCATGGGCGAGGTGATGTTCCGCGGCAACGTCGTGATGAAGGGATACTTCCGGAACCCGAAGGCGACGCGGGAGGCCTTCGCGGGGGGCTGGTTCCATTCCGGCGACCTCGGGGTCGTGCACCCCGACGGCTACATCCAGCTCAAGGACCGCGCCAAGGACATCATCATCTCGGGCGGGGAGAACATCTCCTCGATCGAGGTCGAGGAGGCCCTCTACCGCCACCCCGCCGTCGCGGTCGCCGCCGTCGTCGCCATGCCCCACGAGAAATGGGGGGAGACCCCCTGCGCCTTCGTCGAGCTCGCGCCCGGCGGGCACGCCGACGCCGAGTCGCTGCGCGCCTGGTGCCGCCAGCACCTCGCGCCCTACAAGGTCCCCGCGCGGTTCGTCTTCACGCCGGTTCCGCGAACGTCGACGGGCAAGATCCAGAAGCTCGCCCTGCGCGAGCGGGCACGGGACCTGGCGCGCGAGCCCGCCCCGCTCTCGTGAGCCCCGTCCCGGTCCGGGCGCCCCCCGGCGCGCGAGGCCGACCGGCCCGCGCGGCGCGGGCGCTCACGCCTCGAACACGACCTTCACGCCGCGCTGCCTGAAGTAGGATTGCATCGTCTTGCGGCCGGCGCGGTTGTTCTGAGGAAGCCGGCTCGCATCGAACCTGGCCTTCTCGGCCCCGGCGGCGGCAAGCGCCTGCTTGAGCCGGGCGATGTGGTGATCGATGTCCTCGTTGTCGTGCTCGAGCGACGTGTAGATATCCTCCGTCACCGCCGCGATCGTATCGGCACTCATCCGTTCGTCTCCCTGGCCGCACCAAAACGAAGGCCCGCCGATCCTTTGCGGATCGGCGGGCCTTCTTGAAACCGGTGGTGGGCGCACTAGGGCTCGAACCTAGGACCCGCTGATTAAGAGTCAGCTGCTCTACCAACTGAGCTATGCGCCCGGTCCAGTCGGAGGCGGCGGTGGCCGCCCCGTCGTGAGGGCGCTTCGATACCCAATGCCGGGTGCCGTGTCCAGCCCTCACGTGAAAAAAATGGGGGCTGTTTTCCGAAACGGAAGAGACCCTTGAAGGAACGGCCGCGGGCGCGGCGCTCACCCGGCGGCGCGGGAGAGAACGCGGTCCTCCGGCACGAGGCTCCCCGCCTCGATGTCCGGCTCGCGGTCGAGGGCGCGCCAGAGCGGCGCGAGCATTCCGGCGTCGAGGCGCGGCCAGGCGTCGGGCGCGTCCAGCACGACGTAGAGCGGCGTGGCGCCGGCTTCCGACTGGCGCGTGCGCATCAGCCGGGCGAGATCGAAGCGGATGCGGTGGGCGGTCGGGCTCTCCAGGGCGGTGACGCACTCGTCCTGCGAGCACAGAAGCCGCGCCCCGACGAGACGCAGGCCCTGCTCGGTCTCGGCGAGCCCGCCCTCGACGGCATAGGTCCACACGCGGGCGAGGCGATGCTGGGTGCCGTGGCGCGCGGCCTCGAGGCCGGTGCGGCCGTACTCCTCCAGGAAGTCGGCATAGGCGCGCTCGAGCAGCAGCGGCGCGTGGCCGAACAGGGCGTGGAAGAAGCCGATCTCGCCCGCGCCCGCCCCCGGCGGGCCGACGGGCAGCGCGCGGGCGGCGAGGAGCGCGAGCCGAACCGTCTCGGGCAGCGGCCCGCGCACCGGCGCGAGCCGCCAGCCGCAGGCGGCGTCGAGCTGCGCGTCGATCGCCGCGAGATCGGGCGCGCCGGGCTCCATCAGCCCGAGGCGATCGAGCCCCGCGAGGAAGGGGATGCAGGCGCGACCGTCGAGGCGCGCGCGCTGTCGCCCGGCCCGACGGGCGAAGGCGGCGCGGGCCTCCTCGGTCAGGCCGAGCGCGTCGGGCTCGATCAGATGGTCGCGGGGATCGGTGCTCTCGGTCGCGTCCATGAGCGTCTCCTTCGCGGATCAACGCTCGACGGCCCGCGCCCGGTCCCGAGGATTCGCGAAATCGGGAGCCGGATACGACAAGGGCGCACCCGAAGGCGCGCCCTTCCATGCCACGGAGGGAGAGCGCCTCAGCGCGACTCGGCCTCGATGGAGATCCGCGGCAGGAACTCCATCGGGTTCTCGACGGCGGTGAACTCCATCACCGGGATGCCGGCCGGATCGGTGGAGGTGACCTTCACGTCGAGCTCGCCGGGCGCCTCGACGAAGGCGGCGAGCGCATCGCCGAGCGCCCGCGCCTCGGCCGTGCCGCCGAGCATGGCGGGGAGCATGGCGCGCGACATCATCGCGGCCTGCGCCCGCAGATCCTCGGCCGGCACGCCCTGCTCGTCCGCCTGGAAGGCGAGGACGCGCTCGGCGAACCCCTCGTCGGAGACGCTGATCTGCATGCTCTTCGCGGTGGCGCCGAGCCAGGCCATCATCATCGCGGTCTCGTCGCCAGCGAACGCCTCGGGGCCGATACCGCCGAAGGCGCCCGAGAGGGCGAAGCGGCCCATCTCGACGCCCGAGATCGAGACCTCCTCGATCACGACCTCCTCGGTCTCCTGGTTCCAGCGCGCGGCGAAGACGCCCGACAGGTCGAGATCGCCGTAGCCCAGCGCGAGGAGCTGCACCGCCGCGTCCTCCTCGCTCTTCTTCGGAATGGCGAAGGCGAGGTTGTCGAAGCCGACGCGGATGTTGCTCGGGGTTCCGTTCACCGGCTCGTCGGCGGTCATCTCGAAGGCGCCGAGCGCCACCGCGATCGGCTCGCTCTCGCCCTCGGGGGTGACAGCTGCGTCGAGCCCCTCGAGCCGCCAGGTGCCGATCGTCGGCATCAGGGCGCGGGCGGTCGCGGCGTCCATCTCGAGATCGGGGTTCTCGGCGATCTTGCGGAAGCCCTCGATCATCGGCGTCGTGTCGAAGCCGGAGGAGGTGATCGCGGCGATCGCGACCTGCGCTTCCGGCGTGTCCACGAAGACCTCGTCCATGCGCAGGCCGCCCTCGGCCTCGCCGATCGCGATCCGCGCGATGCCGAAGGCCGGCTCGTCGCCGAGCTCGGTGATGGTGAAGGTGATGTCCTCCATGGCGATGGAGCCGAGCTCCATGGCGCCGAGCATGTCGGCCATCATGCCCATGATGCGGCGCGTCTCCGCGTCCGTCGGCTCGTCGCCCTCGGACATGGCCTGCATCTCCGGCATCAGCTCGGCGAAAGGCGTCTGCATGAGACGCGCGGAGACGCCGTCGCCGCTGATCGAGGCGATGCGCACCGTCGCCTCCGCGTCGCCGAACGCCATGTCGGAGACCGAGAAGCTGTCGTAGACGGTCCTGAACGGGTTGTCCCCGCCCTCGGGCGCGGCGTCGACGTACCAGCGCACGGCGAAGGGCAGGTCGAAATCGGTGACGCGCATCTCCCCGACCGTCCCGTCGACGTCCTGGTCGTCGGCCTCGGCCGCGATCTCGGCGCTGCCGACGACGAGAGAGGCGATCCGGCCGTTCTCCACGCCCTCGGCGGCGATGTCGAGATAGGTGATCGTGCCGTCGGCCCCGTCCATCGTCTGCTCGACCACGAGCTCGGGCGCGGTGATCGAATCCGCGGAGATGCGCGCGAGCGACTCGTGCCAGGCGCCGCCGCCCTTGCCGCGCAGCACGCCGAGAAGCTCGTCGCGAGACAGGTTCGCGCCGGAGAAGGTGAGGCTCGGCAGCCGGTAGACGCTCGGCCCCGCATCGATCGTGACGTTCTCGAGCGTGATCTCGCTCTGCGCGAAGGCCGCCGCGAACAGGCCGCTCTCCAGCCGCACCGCCTCGACGCGGACGCCGCCCTCGCCGTTGGCGGGCAGCGCGATGCGGGTCGGCCCGAAGCCGGCGTCCCCGACGGCGAGCACGGCGGCTGCGACGCCGGCCATCAGCGTGAGCCGACGGGCGGTGCTGCTCTTGCGTTCGGTCATCTCATTCCCCCTGTTGCGCGCGCCCGTTCCGCGGCGCGGCGCGATCATAGCGTCGGAGCCGTGTTTTGACAGGACGAGCGGGCAAAAATTTGCCGCTCCGATGTCACGCGTGCGCGATGTTCCGCGCCCATGCCGTCTTGGCGGCGACCTCGCGCTCGGCGTGAAGATGCTCGACGTCGCCCGCGACCGCTATCCCTGGGCGGAGATGCAGACGATCTATCCGTTCGACGAGGCGGGCGTGCGCCGGGCCGTCGACGACGCC comes from Salinarimonas sp. and encodes:
- a CDS encoding enoyl-CoA hydratase, coding for MHESTILLRELDGDGVLRLTLNDEKRRNALSEAMLAQLGDALADAGADPAVRVVVLAAAGPAFCAGHDLKELTAGRSAPDRGRAYFAQVMTACSGVMQAIVTCPKPVIAEVAGVATAAGCQLVASCDLAIAAETARFSTPGVHIGLFCSTPMVALSRNVGSKHAMEMLLTGDMVAAARAAEIGLVNRVVAPEALRDATLELARKIASKSSMTLATGKRAFYAQREMPLAEAYDYAAGIMVENMLARDAEEGIGAFVEKRAPQWQDR
- a CDS encoding acyl-CoA synthetase codes for the protein MAGNPYDTDLDRNPANFQPLTPLTFLERAASVFPDHVAIVHGALRRTYGEFYARSRRLASALARNGVGRGDTVSALLPNTPAMLECHYGVPMCGAVLHAINTRLDAAAIAFQLDHALARVVIVDRELLPLMRQALALATVTPLLVVSDDPEFAGPGETGAATDYEAFLAGGDPDFAWLMPRDEWDAIAINYTSGTTGDPKGVVYHHRGAYLLAQGNALTTSMRKHAVYLWTLPMFHCNGWCFPWTMSAIAGTHVCLRQVRAEPIWNALAEEGVTHLCGAPIVMSLMISAPDGVKRDLDRTVQVFTAAAPPPESLLADMKTAGFEVTHLYGLTETYGPAVVNDWHEDWSALPPAEQATLKARQGVRYLPLEQLDVLDPETMRPVPRDGETMGEVMFRGNVVMKGYFRNPKATREAFAGGWFHSGDLGVVHPDGYIQLKDRAKDIIISGGENISSIEVEEALYRHPAVAVAAVVAMPHEKWGETPCAFVELAPGGHADAESLRAWCRQHLAPYKVPARFVFTPVPRTSTGKIQKLALRERARDLAREPAPLS